The nucleotide sequence CCTCACAAAAGCCTACTCCAGAGTGTGGTGTCCACCCTTCCCAGCTGAGAATCAGAAACTTCATGCGCTCGGGATCCTTTTGGGGGTCTagctccccaccctccaccccagtCCCCATCTTTGGATGAGttagaggagagagggaaggctgCTGGGGGTCATCTACCCAGCATCTACTGTGGCCTTCCTGACTACGTTTGGGGCTGGGGCCTCCTAGTGCGCTTGGTCCTGCGGGTGGGGGCTGAGCCCACGAATTCGAACTGCTTCTGCTTCTCAGCATGGTTGGGGAAGGGTAGCTGGCCCTGGTAGAGGCGCTTGATGAAGTGGGCCTCTCGCTGGTTCTGGCGGCTCCGGGAGGCCTGACGCGGCCGGCCCTGCCGAGTGAAAGCCATGAACCAACCCTCGTGCCGGGCGTTCTGGAAGGCTGTGTAGTTGTTCTCCAGCACGATCTCCGTGAACACGCAGTCTTTGCTCTTCCCGCTTGGCTACGGAAGAAAGGAGCAGAGGAGGGGAATTTGTCCACTCACCCTGGCTGGGTTGTCTGCCTTTGGAGCTATTTTTGGTAGGACCCATGTGGGAGCAAGGAGTCACTGTGTCCAAGGTAACTGTCTGGTGGGATGGGCACCTTTGTTAGTGAGGTAAAACAGTGGGCAGTACACACAGGCTGTACTTGGAATCAGAGCTGAACTTAAACCAGTAAGGCACTTGAGTCCCTTGAGGAAGCCTTGAGAAAGCACTCAATCTCACTCAGTTCCCTCAGATGCTCACATGTAGGGTCAAGATCAGGGTAATGCATAATTCAGTGCTGGGGCTTGGGGTCATGGATATGGTTCATGAGAATTCTGTGCTCTCTGGCTGAAATCAGCTGTCACAGGGTGGAGAGAGTGATCGGAGCTAGCCACACCCTTGACCTTATAGGTGAGAGTACAGTCAGAGCCAGAAGTCAAGACTGGGCAGTTCTAAAGGAAGCTCTGTACCCACAGTGCTTTGAGGCTCCACCAGGAAGTGCATAGCATGCATCTTGCTAGCCTTTGTCCTTGAACCCCGCTGAGCTTGGGAGAGCTTCTAACACACAGGAATACCCCAACTATCAACTCTTATCACCTTTTTGCCCTTCCAGTGGGctaccacaccacacacaacatCATGTAGATGATAAATTCTTCCTGTTCTATGCTGGGGAAATATCCCTTACATCAGCACCAGGTTCCTGTGGATCCCCTATGATTTCAGCAGACCAGGGGCCACGAGAACTCTTTAAAATAGAGCtataggggctggggagatggcttgtggtcaagatcactggctgctcttccagaaggccagagtttgattcccagtactcaCACGGAGGCTAAAGAGTGGAACTTTAGTTCTCAGGGGtcaggcaccctcttctggcttctaccaGCATGTGCtgcataggcacacatgcaggcaaaacacccccaCACGTaagataaagataaatattttaaaaaattagtagaGAGTTGAAGAGATgggttagtggttaagagcactggctgctgcagcagagaacctgggttcaggtcccagcacctacatggcagctcacaaccatctgtgactctaattccaagggatctgattccttctgacctccagaggcaccagaccTAGGTGCTGCACAGACATAGGtgcagacaaagcactcatacacgtaagataaaaataaataaatctttagactaataaaaaaaatcaaatagagaTTGGGGGATGAGATGGTTGTTAAAGTAAGATCTCATCCTGTCAAGCAGGAGCCCTGGCTCTAACCAAGTGGGCTTGTTTGGGAGCAAGAGCCAGGTACGGGTGCTGTGGCCCCGCCTGCCCTTACTCCAGCAGGGAAGAGGACATCCGTCTGCCGCCCTGTGTCTCAGGCCTCACCTTCCCAATCAGCTTGCCCCTCTTGTTCATACAGATGTACTTCTCGCTCTCTGCCCCCTTGATGCGGACCCGGCTGCCAAATGTGTCGGTCTCCACGATGAGCTTGGctgtgggggaaggagggaagaaggaccCTGTGTCTACCAGGGCTGCCGGCTCAGGGATGTGCAAGGGTTTCCCCCAATCAGTCTGCCCTTCAAAGTCAGGCCAAAGGGATGGTGAACTATCAGGCTTGTAGCACCAAGAGGCTTCCTCTATCCACAGTACCTCAAGCCCCCCTGACTCAGGAGCTGGGAGCAaacctggaggccaggctgggcagGGTACAAGTGGTCAGGGTTAAAGGCCAGGTCTTACCGAACTTGTTGCCATCCTCGGCTGTGGCAGAGATGCGTCGCCCGGTGACCTGCACGTGTTTGCCACTGGTCCGGCTGTAGAGCTGGTACTCACGGATTTGCCGCCTGCTCAGCTGGTCAGTCATAGCGCCCTGGTCCCTCACGTACTGGTTAAAATTAGGAGACGGGTGATTCTCCCCCTTTGCGGTTACCAAGGGAAAAATAGTGTCAATTTGCTTTGGGTGACACCACCATTGGCCCATCTGGGGAGTGGGGTGAGGAGGTAAATGAGCAGGGCTGGCTGTGTGCCCTGCAGAGCAGGGTGCAAGCTGAAGACTGCCTGTGCCCATGGTCTTCCCAGGATGCTGCATGAACCAGTTGTGACTTTTGGGGACTCCTGGTTGTCAGTCTTGGGAAACACAGTGAAACAGCATACATCTGCAATCATAACAGGTTGCTAGAAGAAATCTTGAAGGTTGTGTGTCCTGTCCCCATGTTCTATAGGACGGACGCACAGGACATGCAACTCACAGCCAgaaccccttcctctttctctggggTCTTGGCTCCATTCATCAGGACCACTAGAATGCCCCCCACGCCCCCACTAGCCTTGAAAGGCCCCAGCCCTAGCACACCTGCAGATGCTTTGTTAAATGCATGGACTTCACCACTGGGGGTGCATTTTGGGAGCCTATTAGGTACTTATCCAAAGTGTCCTAGAGAAGCCggaggggcaggggagagagagagagagagagagagagagagagagagagagagagagagagattcctagTGTAGTGGGGGAGAGGCATCAATAGAAGGTGGTACCAGTGGCTGCTCTTATGCTCACCTGCCTGCCTGTGGCAGTTTTCTAGATATTTAGTGGCCTGCCTCCTAGGGTGGTGAAAGGAGCCATTTATTTCCACCATCCATCAAGCCTGTCCAGTACCACATCTCCACACTGGGGCTTGCCTTACCCAGCCTTACCCGAGTGGGACAGAAACCTTTCTGTCCAATCTCCTCCAAGGTGCCTTCTAGGGTGACAGTTGCCAGCTGCTGGTTATAGCCTCAACTCAGCATGAAAGGCTTGTGTAGGGACCTCACTTCCCTGTTCCTAATGCCCAATTTCCACTATAATTATCTCAAGCTTGAAGCCGGTCACTTGGACCAAGACAGAGTTAGACACAGCTTAGCATGTTTTAGGAGACACTATCCTAGATAGAGGGGTGGGGTATATCAACTTATGGGGTGGTGGTTCAAGA is from Meriones unguiculatus strain TT.TT164.6M chromosome 9, Bangor_MerUng_6.1, whole genome shotgun sequence and encodes:
- the Fgf17 gene encoding fibroblast growth factor 17 produces the protein MQEAEGKSSSTVLCVREAYGWLGTDIAETSFFLQPQARLYKQGRLTNTPDLHMRPPNSSILCARGPLPEVPQECQYECANRTSSGFTASLARKLAFFPPSTSIPENPWLRETLAFLGLYPRGLPTSAPEFEGQRGNRPKKSLQRWEPPACCLTLPCKCDAYDWSSPCHFQPQECCTSPGTIIGQGENHPSPNFNQYVRDQGAMTDQLSRRQIREYQLYSRTSGKHVQVTGRRISATAEDGNKFAKLIVETDTFGSRVRIKGAESEKYICMNKRGKLIGKPSGKSKDCVFTEIVLENNYTAFQNARHEGWFMAFTRQGRPRQASRSRQNQREAHFIKRLYQGQLPFPNHAEKQKQFEFVGSAPTRRTKRTRRPQPQT